The following are encoded together in the Thermothelomyces thermophilus ATCC 42464 chromosome 3, complete sequence genome:
- a CDS encoding glycosyltransferase family 55 protein (CAZy_ID 268031): MSVTVLTSPPPPPVRYPSLAWPEIPPLRQIPGLASAKSSPAAFSAPDENRIKPHHTTAAVSAATTTAATTTTATTTRGASMRLTRPSESRSFGLLHIAGEAQVVDLDAPGPQGGRSQGHGGVSGQTEAGGTATVCCSREALDAVLSDMVIVVPCKDEELAVIRGVISAIPALCLVILVSNCARGEGDEYAQQVAMARAFGRAGRQVLTVHQRDPAAAAALRAAGMEELCESGADGGGAVIRNGKGEGMVLGIALAAAFCPGRRYIGFVDADNLCAASVTEYCRVFAAGFAMSPPPERGDCMVRLRWRSKPKVRNGRVEFVSEGRCSRVVNSWLSRLFAAPATKEDNNTDNNSNSNSNSNNNNNNNNNNNNNNNNNNNNNNNNNNNSNSTMKNMRAAPGTGPDTHFITTGNAGEHAMTIGLALKLRMAAGYAIEPFHFVDLLERAHLSAPSGGGSKASEETPGGRNDKNNNNNNGSGSDGSSNGNNNSRSHPHPHPRKPLSRPVRVLQIRTLSPHYHRPSDGEHIRRMWAAGLGSVFHGLAAHAGGELLPGPDGAPDGAADGAAMAISELRRDMHDFAVRQANVDRATGELPCPRTYPALETIDLDKFRDLMLRHSLGRGSLRSFGWPADKDHPAWAQS; the protein is encoded by the coding sequence ATGTCAGTCACCGTGCtcacctcgccgccgcccccgccggtGCGCTACCCTTCGCTGGCCTGGCCCGAGATACCGCCACTACGACAGATCCCCGGCCTTGCAAGTGCCAAATCCTCTCCCGCGGCCTTCAGCGCGCCTGACGAGAACCGGATCAAACCGCATCATACGACTGCTGCTGTTTCTGCTGCTACCACTACTGctgctactactactactgctACCACTACGCGAGGCGCCAGCATGCGGCTGACACGCCCGTCAGAGAGCAGGAGCTTCGGCCTGCTGCACATTGCGGGGGAGGCCCAGGTCGTAGACCTCGACGCTCCCGGTCCCCAGGGCGGCCGGAGCCAGGGCCACGGCGGGGTGAGCGGCCAGACGGAGGCGGGCGGGACGGCGACGGTGTGCTGCTCGCGAGAGGCCCTCGACGCCGTCCTGTCCGACATGGTCATCGTGGTCCCCTGCAAGGACGAGGAGCTGGCCGTCATCCGGGGCGTCATCTCGGCCATCCCGGCCCTCTGcctcgtcatcctcgtcTCCAACTGCGCCAGGGGCGAGGGAGACGAGTACGCGCAGCAGGTCGCCATGGCCAGGGCCTTCGGCCGGGCGGGGAGGCAGGTTCTCACCGTCCACCAGAGGgatcccgccgccgcggccgcgttgCGGGCGGCGGGAATGGAGGAGCTCTGCGAGTCGGGCGCCGACGGCGGTGGCGCCGTCATCCGCAACGGCAAGGGCGAGGGCATGGTGCTCGGCATCGCGCTGGCGGCCGCCTTCTGCCCGGGGCGGCGGTACATAGGCTTCGTCGACGCCGACAACCTCTGCGCCGCCTCCGTGACCGAGTACTGCCGCGTCTTCGCCGCCGGGTTCGCCATGTCTCCGCCCCCCGAACGGGGGGACTGCATGGTCCGGCTCCGGTGGCGGTCCAAGCCCAAGGTGCGCAACGGGCGCGTCGAGTTCGTCAGCGAGGGCAGGTGCTCCAGGGTCGTCAACTCGTGGCTCAGCAGGCTGTTCGCCGCGCCGGCGACGAAGGAGGACAACAATACTGATAataacagcaacagcaacagcaacagcaacaataacaacaacaataacaacaacaataacaacaacaataacaacaacaataacaataACAATAACAATAACAATAACAGCAACAGCACTATGAAGAATATGAGAGCGGCGCCCGGCACGGGGCCCGATACCCACTTCATAACGACGGGAAACGCCGGCGAGCACGCCATGACCATCGGCCTCGCCCTGAAGCTCCGGATGGCGGCCGGCTACGCGATCGAGCCCTTCCACTTTGTCGACCTGCTGGAGCGCGCCCACCTCTCGGCTCCCTCGGGTGGTGGTAGCAAGGCCTCGGAGGAGACTCCGGGGGGCCGTAATGAtaagaacaacaacaacaacaacggcagcggcagcgacgGCAGCAGCAATGGCAACAACAACTCGCGGAGCCACCCCCACCCCCATCCACGGAAGCCGCTGAGCCGGCCGGTGCGGGTGCTGCAGATCCGCACGCTGAGCCCGCACTACCACCGGCCGTCGGACGGCGAGCACATCCGGCGCATGTGGGCGGCCGGGCTGGGGTCGGTCTTCCACGGGCTGGCGGCGCACGCGGGGGGGGAGCTGCTGCCCGGGCCGGACGGGGCGCCGGACGGGGCGGCGGACGGGGCGGCCATGGCCATCTCGGAGCTGCGGCGCGACATGCACGACTTCGCCGTCCGCCAGGCCAACGTCGACCGCGCCACCGGCGAGCTGCCATGCCCCCGGACCTACCCGGCCCTCGAGACCATCGACTTGGACAAGTTCCGCGACCTCATGCTGCGCCACAGCCTCGGCCGCGGCTCCCTCCGCTCCTTTGGTTGGCCCGCCGACAAGGACCACCCGGCCTGGGCTCAATCTTGA